In Centroberyx gerrardi isolate f3 chromosome 11, fCenGer3.hap1.cur.20231027, whole genome shotgun sequence, the following are encoded in one genomic region:
- the mpzl2b gene encoding myelin protein zero-like protein 2b translates to MVKPMYRIWLQFFTLLGGFVVPGVRRVSGMEIFTSSEVEAVNGTNVRLKCTFSSVHPVSPQTVIVSWNFRPLHPGPEESVFYYQETPYPPTHGRFKDRAVWSGDIMRQDASITLHEVPPTFNGTYTCQVHNLPDVHGKSGEIILKVVSKVGLSEIGILAAAVGGACGIILLILGIFVLVKFYKRRHMDKDVELHTREQEWKDPTVCKPEEALHLKIVEKAIEVESSDEESEPSSGDDDEEEEDDDDDDDDDDDGGDDDDD, encoded by the exons ATGGTTAAGCCTATGTATCGGATATGGCTCCAGTTCTTCACTCTCCTGGGAGGTTTCGTGGTGCCAG GGGTGCGACGAGTCAGTGGGATGGAGATTTTCACTTCGAGTGAAGTGGAAGCAGTCAACGGGACGAATGTGAGACTGAAGTGCACCTTTAGCTCCGTTCACCCCGTGTCACCCCAAACTGTGATTGTGTCCTGGAACTTCCGTCCCCTGCATCCCGGACCTGAGGAGTCG gtgttcTACTACCAGGAGACGCCGTATCCTCCCACGCATGGGCGTTTTAAAGACCGTGCGGTGTGGTCGGGCGACATTATGAGACAGGATGCCTCCATCACCCTGCACGAGGTGCCCCCCACCTTTAACGGCACCTACACCTGCCAGGTGCACAACCTGCCAGACGTACACGGCAAAAGCGGAGAGATCATCCTCAAGGTCGTCAGCAAAG TTGGCCTCTCTGAGATCGGCATCCTGGCGGCGGCGGTGGGGGGAGCCTGCGGCATTATCCTGCTCATCCTGGGTATCTTTGTGCTGGTGAAGTTCTACAAGAGGAGGCACATGGACAAGGACGTGGAGCTGCACACGCGGGAGCAGGAGTGGAAGGACCCAACCGTGTG TAAACCTGAAGAGGCCCTTCATCTGAAAATAGTGGAGAAGGCGATTGAGGTTGAGAGCTCAGATGAAGAGTCTGAGCCCAGCAGcggagatgatgatgaggaggaagaggatgacgacgatgacgatgatgatgatgatgatggtggtgatgatgatgatgattaa